A region of Macaca thibetana thibetana isolate TM-01 chromosome 20, ASM2454274v1, whole genome shotgun sequence DNA encodes the following proteins:
- the TRAPPC2L gene encoding trafficking protein particle complex subunit 2-like protein isoform X18: MAVCIAVIAKENYPLYIRSTPTENELKFHYMVHTSLDVVDEKISAMGKALVDQRELYLGLLYPTEDYKVYGYVTNSKVKFVMVVDSSNTALRDNEIRSMFRKLHNSYTDVMCNPFYNPGDRIQSRWALLPVSASSPGPLITW; the protein is encoded by the exons ATGGCGGTGTGCATCGCTGTGATCGCCAAGGAG AATTACCCCCTCTACATTCGCAGCACCCCCACGGAGAACGAGCTGAAGTTCCACTACATGGTGCACACATCTCTGGACGTGGTGGATGAGAAGATCTCCGCAATGGGGAAGGCCCTGGTTGACCAGAGGGAGCTGTACCTGGGCCTGCTCTACCCCACGGAGGACTACAAGGT GTACGGCTACGTCACCAATTCCAAGGTGAAGTTTGTCATGGTGGTGGATTCCTCCAACACGGCCCTTCGAGACAACGAAATTCGCAGC ATGTTCCGGAAGCTACACAACTCCTACACAGACGTGATGTGCAACCCCTTCTACAACCCGGGGGACCGCATCCAGTCCAGGTGGGCCCTACTTCCTGTGTCCGCATCCAGTCCAG GGCCTTTGATAACATGGTGA
- the TRAPPC2L gene encoding trafficking protein particle complex subunit 2-like protein isoform X16, with amino-acid sequence MAVCIAVIAKENYPLYIRSTPTENELKFHYMVHTSLDVVDEKISAMGKALVDQRELYLGLLYPTEDYKVYGYVTNSKVKFVMVVDSSNTALRDNEIRSMFRKLHNSYTDVMCNPFYNPGDRIQSRWALLPVSASSPGGPYFLCLIQSRWALLPVSDPVQQGL; translated from the exons ATGGCGGTGTGCATCGCTGTGATCGCCAAGGAG AATTACCCCCTCTACATTCGCAGCACCCCCACGGAGAACGAGCTGAAGTTCCACTACATGGTGCACACATCTCTGGACGTGGTGGATGAGAAGATCTCCGCAATGGGGAAGGCCCTGGTTGACCAGAGGGAGCTGTACCTGGGCCTGCTCTACCCCACGGAGGACTACAAGGT GTACGGCTACGTCACCAATTCCAAGGTGAAGTTTGTCATGGTGGTGGATTCCTCCAACACGGCCCTTCGAGACAACGAAATTCGCAGC ATGTTCCGGAAGCTACACAACTCCTACACAGACGTGATGTGCAACCCCTTCTACAACCCGGGGGACCGCATCCAGTCCAGGTGGGCCCTACTTCCTGTGTCCGCATCCAGTCCAG GTGGGCCCTACTTCCTGTGTCTGATCCAGTCCAGGTGGGCCCTACTTCCTGTGTCCGATCCAGTCCAG CAGGGCCTTTGA
- the TRAPPC2L gene encoding trafficking protein particle complex subunit 2-like protein isoform X6, with product MAVCIAVIAKENYPLYIRSTPTENELKFHYMVHTSLDVVDEKISAMGKALVDQRELYLGLLYPTEDYKVYGYVTNSKVKFVMVVDSSNTALRDNEIRSMFRKLHNSYTDVMCNPFYNPGDRIQSRWALLPVSASSPGGPYFLCLIQSRWALLPVSDPVQVGPTPVSDPVQGL from the exons ATGGCGGTGTGCATCGCTGTGATCGCCAAGGAG AATTACCCCCTCTACATTCGCAGCACCCCCACGGAGAACGAGCTGAAGTTCCACTACATGGTGCACACATCTCTGGACGTGGTGGATGAGAAGATCTCCGCAATGGGGAAGGCCCTGGTTGACCAGAGGGAGCTGTACCTGGGCCTGCTCTACCCCACGGAGGACTACAAGGT GTACGGCTACGTCACCAATTCCAAGGTGAAGTTTGTCATGGTGGTGGATTCCTCCAACACGGCCCTTCGAGACAACGAAATTCGCAGC ATGTTCCGGAAGCTACACAACTCCTACACAGACGTGATGTGCAACCCCTTCTACAACCCGGGGGACCGCATCCAGTCCAGGTGGGCCCTACTTCCTGTGTCCGCATCCAGTCCAG GTGGGCCCTACTTCCTGTGTCTGATCCAGTCCAGGTGGGCCCTACTTCCTGTGTCCGATCCAGTCCAGGTGGGCCCTACTCCTGTGTCCGATCCAGTCCAG GGCCTTTGA
- the TRAPPC2L gene encoding trafficking protein particle complex subunit 2-like protein isoform X4 — translation MAVCIAVIAKENYPLYIRSTPTENELKFHYMVHTSLDVVDEKISAMGKALVDQRELYLGLLYPTEDYKVYGYVTNSKVKFVMVVDSSNTALRDNEIRSMFRKLHNSYTDVMCNPFYNPGDRIQSRWALLPVSASSPGGPYFLCPIQSRWALLLCPIQSRAFDNMVTSMMIQVC, via the exons ATGGCGGTGTGCATCGCTGTGATCGCCAAGGAG AATTACCCCCTCTACATTCGCAGCACCCCCACGGAGAACGAGCTGAAGTTCCACTACATGGTGCACACATCTCTGGACGTGGTGGATGAGAAGATCTCCGCAATGGGGAAGGCCCTGGTTGACCAGAGGGAGCTGTACCTGGGCCTGCTCTACCCCACGGAGGACTACAAGGT GTACGGCTACGTCACCAATTCCAAGGTGAAGTTTGTCATGGTGGTGGATTCCTCCAACACGGCCCTTCGAGACAACGAAATTCGCAGC ATGTTCCGGAAGCTACACAACTCCTACACAGACGTGATGTGCAACCCCTTCTACAACCCGGGGGACCGCATCCAGTCCAGGTGGGCCCTACTTCCTGTGTCCGCATCCAGTCCAG GTGGGCCCTACTTCCTGTGTCCGATCCAGTCCAGGTGGGCCCTACTCCTGTGTCCGATCCAGTCCAG GGCCTTTGATAACATGGTGACGTCCATGATGATACAGGTGTGCTGA
- the TRAPPC2L gene encoding trafficking protein particle complex subunit 2-like protein isoform X11, with protein MAVCIAVIAKENYPLYIRSTPTENELKFHYMVHTSLDVVDEKISAMGKALVDQRELYLGLLYPTEDYKVYGYVTNSKVKFVMVVDSSNTALRDNEIRSMFRKLHNSYTDVMCNPFYNPGDRIQSRWALLPVSASSPGGPYFLCPHPVQVGPTSCVRSSPAGPLITW; from the exons ATGGCGGTGTGCATCGCTGTGATCGCCAAGGAG AATTACCCCCTCTACATTCGCAGCACCCCCACGGAGAACGAGCTGAAGTTCCACTACATGGTGCACACATCTCTGGACGTGGTGGATGAGAAGATCTCCGCAATGGGGAAGGCCCTGGTTGACCAGAGGGAGCTGTACCTGGGCCTGCTCTACCCCACGGAGGACTACAAGGT GTACGGCTACGTCACCAATTCCAAGGTGAAGTTTGTCATGGTGGTGGATTCCTCCAACACGGCCCTTCGAGACAACGAAATTCGCAGC ATGTTCCGGAAGCTACACAACTCCTACACAGACGTGATGTGCAACCCCTTCTACAACCCGGGGGACCGCATCCAGTCCAGGTGGGCCCTACTTCCTGTGTCCGCATCCAGTCCAG GTGGGCCCTACTTCCTGTGTCCACATCCAGTCCAG GTGGGCCCTACTTCCTGTGTCCGATCCAGTCCAG CAGGGCCTTTGATAACATGGTGA
- the TRAPPC2L gene encoding trafficking protein particle complex subunit 2-like protein isoform X19, with protein sequence MAVCIAVIAKENYPLYIRSTPTENELKFHYMVHTSLDVVDEKISAMGKALVDQRELYLGLLYPTEDYKVYGYVTNSKVKFVMVVDSSNTALRDNEIRSMFRKLHNSYTDVMCNPFYNPGDRIQSSRAFDNMVTSMMIQVC encoded by the exons ATGGCGGTGTGCATCGCTGTGATCGCCAAGGAG AATTACCCCCTCTACATTCGCAGCACCCCCACGGAGAACGAGCTGAAGTTCCACTACATGGTGCACACATCTCTGGACGTGGTGGATGAGAAGATCTCCGCAATGGGGAAGGCCCTGGTTGACCAGAGGGAGCTGTACCTGGGCCTGCTCTACCCCACGGAGGACTACAAGGT GTACGGCTACGTCACCAATTCCAAGGTGAAGTTTGTCATGGTGGTGGATTCCTCCAACACGGCCCTTCGAGACAACGAAATTCGCAGC ATGTTCCGGAAGCTACACAACTCCTACACAGACGTGATGTGCAACCCCTTCTACAACCCGGGGGACCGCATCCAGTCCAG CAGGGCCTTTGATAACATGGTGACGTCCATGATGATACAGGTGTGCTGA
- the TRAPPC2L gene encoding trafficking protein particle complex subunit 2-like protein isoform X3, whose protein sequence is MAVCIAVIAKENYPLYIRSTPTENELKFHYMVHTSLDVVDEKISAMGKALVDQRELYLGLLYPTEDYKVYGYVTNSKVKFVMVVDSSNTALRDNEIRSMFRKLHNSYTDVMCNPFYNPGDRIQSRWALLPVSASSPGGPYFLCPIQSRWALLLCPIQSSRAFDNMVTSMMIQVC, encoded by the exons ATGGCGGTGTGCATCGCTGTGATCGCCAAGGAG AATTACCCCCTCTACATTCGCAGCACCCCCACGGAGAACGAGCTGAAGTTCCACTACATGGTGCACACATCTCTGGACGTGGTGGATGAGAAGATCTCCGCAATGGGGAAGGCCCTGGTTGACCAGAGGGAGCTGTACCTGGGCCTGCTCTACCCCACGGAGGACTACAAGGT GTACGGCTACGTCACCAATTCCAAGGTGAAGTTTGTCATGGTGGTGGATTCCTCCAACACGGCCCTTCGAGACAACGAAATTCGCAGC ATGTTCCGGAAGCTACACAACTCCTACACAGACGTGATGTGCAACCCCTTCTACAACCCGGGGGACCGCATCCAGTCCAGGTGGGCCCTACTTCCTGTGTCCGCATCCAGTCCAG GTGGGCCCTACTTCCTGTGTCCGATCCAGTCCAGGTGGGCCCTACTCCTGTGTCCGATCCAGTCCAG CAGGGCCTTTGATAACATGGTGACGTCCATGATGATACAGGTGTGCTGA
- the TRAPPC2L gene encoding trafficking protein particle complex subunit 2-like protein isoform X10 has product MAVCIAVIAKENYPLYIRSTPTENELKFHYMVHTSLDVVDEKISAMGKALVDQRELYLGLLYPTEDYKVYGYVTNSKVKFVMVVDSSNTALRDNEIRSMFRKLHNSYTDVMCNPFYNPGDRIQSRWALLPVSASSPVQVGPTSCVRSSPGGPYSCVRSSPGPLITW; this is encoded by the exons ATGGCGGTGTGCATCGCTGTGATCGCCAAGGAG AATTACCCCCTCTACATTCGCAGCACCCCCACGGAGAACGAGCTGAAGTTCCACTACATGGTGCACACATCTCTGGACGTGGTGGATGAGAAGATCTCCGCAATGGGGAAGGCCCTGGTTGACCAGAGGGAGCTGTACCTGGGCCTGCTCTACCCCACGGAGGACTACAAGGT GTACGGCTACGTCACCAATTCCAAGGTGAAGTTTGTCATGGTGGTGGATTCCTCCAACACGGCCCTTCGAGACAACGAAATTCGCAGC ATGTTCCGGAAGCTACACAACTCCTACACAGACGTGATGTGCAACCCCTTCTACAACCCGGGGGACCGCATCCAGTCCAGGTGGGCCCTACTTCCTGTGTCCGCATCCAGTCCAG TCCAGGTGGGCCCTACTTCCTGTGTCCGATCCAGTCCAGGTGGGCCCTACTCCTGTGTCCGATCCAGTCCAG GGCCTTTGATAACATGGTGA
- the TRAPPC2L gene encoding trafficking protein particle complex subunit 2-like protein isoform X9 — MAVCIAVIAKENYPLYIRSTPTENELKFHYMVHTSLDVVDEKISAMGKALVDQRELYLGLLYPTEDYKVYGYVTNSKVKFVMVVDSSNTALRDNEIRSMFRKLHNSYTDVMCNPFYNPGDRIQSRWALLPVSASSPGGPYFLCPIQSRWALLSVSCFLLSVGPALPF, encoded by the exons ATGGCGGTGTGCATCGCTGTGATCGCCAAGGAG AATTACCCCCTCTACATTCGCAGCACCCCCACGGAGAACGAGCTGAAGTTCCACTACATGGTGCACACATCTCTGGACGTGGTGGATGAGAAGATCTCCGCAATGGGGAAGGCCCTGGTTGACCAGAGGGAGCTGTACCTGGGCCTGCTCTACCCCACGGAGGACTACAAGGT GTACGGCTACGTCACCAATTCCAAGGTGAAGTTTGTCATGGTGGTGGATTCCTCCAACACGGCCCTTCGAGACAACGAAATTCGCAGC ATGTTCCGGAAGCTACACAACTCCTACACAGACGTGATGTGCAACCCCTTCTACAACCCGGGGGACCGCATCCAGTCCAGGTGGGCCCTACTTCCTGTGTCCGCATCCAGTCCAG GTGGGCCCTACTTCCTGTGTCCGATCCAGTCCAG GTGGGCCCTGCTTTCTGTGTcttgcttccttctctctgtaGGACCTGCCTTGCCATTTTGA
- the TRAPPC2L gene encoding trafficking protein particle complex subunit 2-like protein isoform X14, with translation MAVCIAVIAKENYPLYIRSTPTENELKFHYMVHTSLDVVDEKISAMGKALVDQRELYLGLLYPTEDYKVYGYVTNSKVKFVMVVDSSNTALRDNEIRSMFRKLHNSYTDVMCNPFYNPGDRIQSSPGGPYFLCPIQSRWALLLCPIQSRAFDNMVTSMMIQVC, from the exons ATGGCGGTGTGCATCGCTGTGATCGCCAAGGAG AATTACCCCCTCTACATTCGCAGCACCCCCACGGAGAACGAGCTGAAGTTCCACTACATGGTGCACACATCTCTGGACGTGGTGGATGAGAAGATCTCCGCAATGGGGAAGGCCCTGGTTGACCAGAGGGAGCTGTACCTGGGCCTGCTCTACCCCACGGAGGACTACAAGGT GTACGGCTACGTCACCAATTCCAAGGTGAAGTTTGTCATGGTGGTGGATTCCTCCAACACGGCCCTTCGAGACAACGAAATTCGCAGC ATGTTCCGGAAGCTACACAACTCCTACACAGACGTGATGTGCAACCCCTTCTACAACCCGGGGGACCGCATCCAGTCCAG TCCAGGTGGGCCCTACTTCCTGTGTCCGATCCAGTCCAGGTGGGCCCTACTCCTGTGTCCGATCCAGTCCAG GGCCTTTGATAACATGGTGACGTCCATGATGATACAGGTGTGCTGA
- the TRAPPC2L gene encoding trafficking protein particle complex subunit 2-like protein isoform X15 encodes MAVCIAVIAKENYPLYIRSTPTENELKFHYMVHTSLDVVDEKISAMGKALVDQRELYLGLLYPTEDYKVYGYVTNSKVKFVMVVDSSNTALRDNEIRSMFRKLHNSYTDVMCNPFYNPGDRIQSRWALLPVSASSPGGLYSRVRIQSRAFDNMVTSMMIQVC; translated from the exons ATGGCGGTGTGCATCGCTGTGATCGCCAAGGAG AATTACCCCCTCTACATTCGCAGCACCCCCACGGAGAACGAGCTGAAGTTCCACTACATGGTGCACACATCTCTGGACGTGGTGGATGAGAAGATCTCCGCAATGGGGAAGGCCCTGGTTGACCAGAGGGAGCTGTACCTGGGCCTGCTCTACCCCACGGAGGACTACAAGGT GTACGGCTACGTCACCAATTCCAAGGTGAAGTTTGTCATGGTGGTGGATTCCTCCAACACGGCCCTTCGAGACAACGAAATTCGCAGC ATGTTCCGGAAGCTACACAACTCCTACACAGACGTGATGTGCAACCCCTTCTACAACCCGGGGGACCGCATCCAGTCCAGGTGGGCCCTACTTCCTGTGTCCGCATCCAGTCCAGGTGGGCTCTACTCCCGTGTCCGCATCCAGTCCAG GGCCTTTGATAACATGGTGACGTCCATGATGATACAGGTGTGCTGA
- the TRAPPC2L gene encoding trafficking protein particle complex subunit 2-like protein isoform X1 gives MAVCIAVIAKENYPLYIRSTPTENELKFHYMVHTSLDVVDEKISAMGKALVDQRELYLGLLYPTEDYKVYGYVTNSKVKFVMVVDSSNTALRDNEIRSMFRKLHNSYTDVMCNPFYNPGDRIQSRWALLPVSASSPGGPYFLCPHPVQVGPTSCVRSSPGGPYSCVRSSPAGPLITW, from the exons ATGGCGGTGTGCATCGCTGTGATCGCCAAGGAG AATTACCCCCTCTACATTCGCAGCACCCCCACGGAGAACGAGCTGAAGTTCCACTACATGGTGCACACATCTCTGGACGTGGTGGATGAGAAGATCTCCGCAATGGGGAAGGCCCTGGTTGACCAGAGGGAGCTGTACCTGGGCCTGCTCTACCCCACGGAGGACTACAAGGT GTACGGCTACGTCACCAATTCCAAGGTGAAGTTTGTCATGGTGGTGGATTCCTCCAACACGGCCCTTCGAGACAACGAAATTCGCAGC ATGTTCCGGAAGCTACACAACTCCTACACAGACGTGATGTGCAACCCCTTCTACAACCCGGGGGACCGCATCCAGTCCAGGTGGGCCCTACTTCCTGTGTCCGCATCCAGTCCAG GTGGGCCCTACTTCCTGTGTCCACATCCAGTCCAG GTGGGCCCTACTTCCTGTGTCCGATCCAGTCCAGGTGGGCCCTACTCCTGTGTCCGATCCAGTCCAG CAGGGCCTTTGATAACATGGTGA
- the TRAPPC2L gene encoding trafficking protein particle complex subunit 2-like protein isoform X7 — protein sequence MAVCIAVIAKENYPLYIRSTPTENELKFHYMVHTSLDVVDEKISAMGKALVDQRELYLGLLYPTEDYKVYGYVTNSKVKFVMVVDSSNTALRDNEIRSMFRKLHNSYTDVMCNPFYNPGDRIQSRWALLPVSASSPVQVGPTSCVRSSPGGPYSCVRSSPAGPLITW from the exons ATGGCGGTGTGCATCGCTGTGATCGCCAAGGAG AATTACCCCCTCTACATTCGCAGCACCCCCACGGAGAACGAGCTGAAGTTCCACTACATGGTGCACACATCTCTGGACGTGGTGGATGAGAAGATCTCCGCAATGGGGAAGGCCCTGGTTGACCAGAGGGAGCTGTACCTGGGCCTGCTCTACCCCACGGAGGACTACAAGGT GTACGGCTACGTCACCAATTCCAAGGTGAAGTTTGTCATGGTGGTGGATTCCTCCAACACGGCCCTTCGAGACAACGAAATTCGCAGC ATGTTCCGGAAGCTACACAACTCCTACACAGACGTGATGTGCAACCCCTTCTACAACCCGGGGGACCGCATCCAGTCCAGGTGGGCCCTACTTCCTGTGTCCGCATCCAGTCCAG TCCAGGTGGGCCCTACTTCCTGTGTCCGATCCAGTCCAGGTGGGCCCTACTCCTGTGTCCGATCCAGTCCAG CAGGGCCTTTGATAACATGGTGA
- the TRAPPC2L gene encoding trafficking protein particle complex subunit 2-like protein isoform X8 — MAVCIAVIAKENYPLYIRSTPTENELKFHYMVHTSLDVVDEKISAMGKALVDQRELYLGLLYPTEDYKVYGYVTNSKVKFVMVVDSSNTALRDNEIRSMFRKLHNSYTDVMCNPFYNPGDRIQSSPGGPYFLCPHPVQVGPTSCVRSSPGGPYSCVRSSPAGPLITW; from the exons ATGGCGGTGTGCATCGCTGTGATCGCCAAGGAG AATTACCCCCTCTACATTCGCAGCACCCCCACGGAGAACGAGCTGAAGTTCCACTACATGGTGCACACATCTCTGGACGTGGTGGATGAGAAGATCTCCGCAATGGGGAAGGCCCTGGTTGACCAGAGGGAGCTGTACCTGGGCCTGCTCTACCCCACGGAGGACTACAAGGT GTACGGCTACGTCACCAATTCCAAGGTGAAGTTTGTCATGGTGGTGGATTCCTCCAACACGGCCCTTCGAGACAACGAAATTCGCAGC ATGTTCCGGAAGCTACACAACTCCTACACAGACGTGATGTGCAACCCCTTCTACAACCCGGGGGACCGCATCCAGTCCAG TCCAGGTGGGCCCTACTTCCTGTGTCCACATCCAGTCCAG GTGGGCCCTACTTCCTGTGTCCGATCCAGTCCAGGTGGGCCCTACTCCTGTGTCCGATCCAGTCCAG CAGGGCCTTTGATAACATGGTGA
- the TRAPPC2L gene encoding trafficking protein particle complex subunit 2-like protein isoform X12, which produces MAVCIAVIAKENYPLYIRSTPTENELKFHYMVHTSLDVVDEKISAMGKALVDQRELYLGLLYPTEDYKVYGYVTNSKVKFVMVVDSSNTALRDNEIRSMFRKLHNSYTDVMCNPFYNPGDRIQSSPGGPYFLCPIQSRWALLLCPIQSSRAFDNMVTSMMIQVC; this is translated from the exons ATGGCGGTGTGCATCGCTGTGATCGCCAAGGAG AATTACCCCCTCTACATTCGCAGCACCCCCACGGAGAACGAGCTGAAGTTCCACTACATGGTGCACACATCTCTGGACGTGGTGGATGAGAAGATCTCCGCAATGGGGAAGGCCCTGGTTGACCAGAGGGAGCTGTACCTGGGCCTGCTCTACCCCACGGAGGACTACAAGGT GTACGGCTACGTCACCAATTCCAAGGTGAAGTTTGTCATGGTGGTGGATTCCTCCAACACGGCCCTTCGAGACAACGAAATTCGCAGC ATGTTCCGGAAGCTACACAACTCCTACACAGACGTGATGTGCAACCCCTTCTACAACCCGGGGGACCGCATCCAGTCCAG TCCAGGTGGGCCCTACTTCCTGTGTCCGATCCAGTCCAGGTGGGCCCTACTCCTGTGTCCGATCCAGTCCAG CAGGGCCTTTGATAACATGGTGACGTCCATGATGATACAGGTGTGCTGA
- the TRAPPC2L gene encoding trafficking protein particle complex subunit 2-like protein isoform X5 yields MAVCIAVIAKENYPLYIRSTPTENELKFHYMVHTSLDVVDEKISAMGKALVDQRELYLGLLYPTEDYKVYGYVTNSKVKFVMVVDSSNTALRDNEIRSMFRKLHNSYTDVMCNPFYNPGDRIQSRWALLPVSASSPGGPYFLCLIQSRWALLPVSDPVQVGPTPVSDPVQQGL; encoded by the exons ATGGCGGTGTGCATCGCTGTGATCGCCAAGGAG AATTACCCCCTCTACATTCGCAGCACCCCCACGGAGAACGAGCTGAAGTTCCACTACATGGTGCACACATCTCTGGACGTGGTGGATGAGAAGATCTCCGCAATGGGGAAGGCCCTGGTTGACCAGAGGGAGCTGTACCTGGGCCTGCTCTACCCCACGGAGGACTACAAGGT GTACGGCTACGTCACCAATTCCAAGGTGAAGTTTGTCATGGTGGTGGATTCCTCCAACACGGCCCTTCGAGACAACGAAATTCGCAGC ATGTTCCGGAAGCTACACAACTCCTACACAGACGTGATGTGCAACCCCTTCTACAACCCGGGGGACCGCATCCAGTCCAGGTGGGCCCTACTTCCTGTGTCCGCATCCAGTCCAG GTGGGCCCTACTTCCTGTGTCTGATCCAGTCCAGGTGGGCCCTACTTCCTGTGTCCGATCCAGTCCAGGTGGGCCCTACTCCTGTGTCCGATCCAGTCCAG CAGGGCCTTTGA
- the TRAPPC2L gene encoding trafficking protein particle complex subunit 2-like protein isoform X20: protein MAVCIAVIAKENYPLYIRSTPTENELKFHYMVHTSLDVVDEKISAMGKALVDQRELYLGLLYPTEDYKVYGYVTNSKVKFVMVVDSSNTALRDNEIRSMFRKLHNSYTDVMCNPFYNPGDRIQSRAFDNMVTSMMIQVC from the exons ATGGCGGTGTGCATCGCTGTGATCGCCAAGGAG AATTACCCCCTCTACATTCGCAGCACCCCCACGGAGAACGAGCTGAAGTTCCACTACATGGTGCACACATCTCTGGACGTGGTGGATGAGAAGATCTCCGCAATGGGGAAGGCCCTGGTTGACCAGAGGGAGCTGTACCTGGGCCTGCTCTACCCCACGGAGGACTACAAGGT GTACGGCTACGTCACCAATTCCAAGGTGAAGTTTGTCATGGTGGTGGATTCCTCCAACACGGCCCTTCGAGACAACGAAATTCGCAGC ATGTTCCGGAAGCTACACAACTCCTACACAGACGTGATGTGCAACCCCTTCTACAACCCGGGGGACCGCATCCAGTCCAG GGCCTTTGATAACATGGTGACGTCCATGATGATACAGGTGTGCTGA
- the TRAPPC2L gene encoding trafficking protein particle complex subunit 2-like protein isoform X2 codes for MAVCIAVIAKENYPLYIRSTPTENELKFHYMVHTSLDVVDEKISAMGKALVDQRELYLGLLYPTEDYKVYGYVTNSKVKFVMVVDSSNTALRDNEIRSMFRKLHNSYTDVMCNPFYNPGDRIQSRWALLPVSASSPGGPYFLCPHPVQVGPTSCVRSSPGGPYSCVRSSPGPLITW; via the exons ATGGCGGTGTGCATCGCTGTGATCGCCAAGGAG AATTACCCCCTCTACATTCGCAGCACCCCCACGGAGAACGAGCTGAAGTTCCACTACATGGTGCACACATCTCTGGACGTGGTGGATGAGAAGATCTCCGCAATGGGGAAGGCCCTGGTTGACCAGAGGGAGCTGTACCTGGGCCTGCTCTACCCCACGGAGGACTACAAGGT GTACGGCTACGTCACCAATTCCAAGGTGAAGTTTGTCATGGTGGTGGATTCCTCCAACACGGCCCTTCGAGACAACGAAATTCGCAGC ATGTTCCGGAAGCTACACAACTCCTACACAGACGTGATGTGCAACCCCTTCTACAACCCGGGGGACCGCATCCAGTCCAGGTGGGCCCTACTTCCTGTGTCCGCATCCAGTCCAG GTGGGCCCTACTTCCTGTGTCCACATCCAGTCCAG GTGGGCCCTACTTCCTGTGTCCGATCCAGTCCAGGTGGGCCCTACTCCTGTGTCCGATCCAGTCCAG GGCCTTTGATAACATGGTGA
- the TRAPPC2L gene encoding trafficking protein particle complex subunit 2-like protein isoform X13: protein MAVCIAVIAKENYPLYIRSTPTENELKFHYMVHTSLDVVDEKISAMGKALVDQRELYLGLLYPTEDYKVYGYVTNSKVKFVMVVDSSNTALRDNEIRSMFRKLHNSYTDVMCNPFYNPGDRIQSRWALLPVSASSPGGPYFLCPIQSSRAFDNMVTSMMIQVC, encoded by the exons ATGGCGGTGTGCATCGCTGTGATCGCCAAGGAG AATTACCCCCTCTACATTCGCAGCACCCCCACGGAGAACGAGCTGAAGTTCCACTACATGGTGCACACATCTCTGGACGTGGTGGATGAGAAGATCTCCGCAATGGGGAAGGCCCTGGTTGACCAGAGGGAGCTGTACCTGGGCCTGCTCTACCCCACGGAGGACTACAAGGT GTACGGCTACGTCACCAATTCCAAGGTGAAGTTTGTCATGGTGGTGGATTCCTCCAACACGGCCCTTCGAGACAACGAAATTCGCAGC ATGTTCCGGAAGCTACACAACTCCTACACAGACGTGATGTGCAACCCCTTCTACAACCCGGGGGACCGCATCCAGTCCAGGTGGGCCCTACTTCCTGTGTCCGCATCCAGTCCAG GTGGGCCCTACTTCCTGTGTCCGATCCAGTCCAG CAGGGCCTTTGATAACATGGTGACGTCCATGATGATACAGGTGTGCTGA